The genomic window AATTTAATATTTTTCATTTCCACACGAGCCGACAGCCATTCCTTGATCTTCTTACGTTCCGCATCTTTAATGATCGTCTTACTTTTCAGATAAACCAGCATAACCGTATCCGGCTTCGCCGTCTCCGTATTCACGATATACGTATTCGAGCAAGAAGCCTCGACTACATAGGGGAAAAGAACCTTCATCTCCGGGATCAACTCGGATGTCAAACGCCTATAACTCTGATATTTGTCAACCTGTCGTTTTAACGAATCTATCTGGATGGTCTGCGCACGTAGCACCTCCTCGCTATTCTTATATAAATCCTGCATCAAGAGGCTTTTCAACTCATTGATATCCGTGGCCTCTTGTCCGAAGCCTTGTTGCACGACTAAATGCACATCTTTCAATCCATACTTAGGCAATTTAGCCCGGGCGTTAGCGATCATCTCATCCGGTACCGTCTGGCCGATCAAGACTACTTTCACCTCCTTTTTCTCGCTCGTATCCGTAACGACCTTATTCAAGATTTGCGTATTCGGGAAAGTCAACTCCTCCGATACGAAGTTACGTACCCGATCATTGAAATAACTACTCCGGATCAAGTTATAACTCAAGAAAAGGCTCGGCACGATCGTGAAAAAAACAATGATACCCACGTAACGAGTCACGATCTTTTCCCGTTGTTTATCCAAGAAAACTTTCTTCGGATATTTCAACAAACGAACGACAACAAACGTAGCCAAACTGATAAAAACCGTATTGATAAAATACAGATAAAAAGCACCGAAAAAGTAATACAAATTGCCACTCGCCAACCCGAATCCAGCCGTACAAAGCGGAGGCATCAAAGCCGTAGCGATAGCTACACCCGGAATCACGTTACCCTTACTCTTTGTCGAGCTCGCCACGATTCCGGCCAGACCGCCGAAGAAAGCGATCAATACATCGTATACCGTAGGTTGCGTACGGGCAAGCAACTCGCTTTGCGCCTCGCTGATCGGTGAGATCAAGAAATATAAGGTGGAGGTAATCACGCTAAAAATAGTAGCGGTAGCGAAATTACGGAACGAACGCTTGATCAACTCGAAATCGGAGATTCCCAATCCCAAGCCGAATCCCATGATCGGTCCCATCAACGGCGAGATCAGCATGGCGCCGATAATCACGGCCGTAGAGTTCGTATTCAATCCGAGAGAGGCCACAAATGTAGCGAAAATAAGTACCCATAAATTTGTCCCCTTAAATTCGACTCCCTTCTTAATAGATTCTATCGTGTCCAGTTCATCCTCTTTGTCCTGCCTGACGTCGAAATTACGGACAAAAAAATCCATAATCTGTTTATGTAGCAATCCTTTTTCCATGCGGTATTAATCTTGTCCCATATTTATGCAAAGATATTTCAATTGTTTGTTTTTCTAACTATTTAATAGCTTTTTTATGGTGAGATTACGTATATTTGCATTTGTAATACAATAAACACAACAAGAGATTCTATTTGTATGAAACGATATCTAATACATTTATGCTTATTATTTATGTCCTTTGTCGTTTCATCTCAAACGACTACACCAGACTCGCTTAAAAGCGCCTTGCAAAAAACGACCTCCGAGCGCACAAGGCTGGAAATCCTCGCCAACTTGATGGATATCTCACGAAACGATGACATATTAGTAAACGCTAAACAACTCTATCAGGAAGCCTTAAAAGCGAATGACAATTACTATAAGGAAGCGGCATTGACCGAGATTCTCCGGCATTATATCAACACGGACCAAACCGATAGCGCAAATGTCTATATCGCCAAAGCCGAGCAGGAGCTAAAAGGAGAAGCCAGAACCAGCCTCGTATCGTTCATGAAAATGATCCAAGATACGCGCGTCATATTCTACACATCCGGTGAACCAAGAAGGAAAGTCCTCATGAATTGCCTATTCAAGCTGGAGGAACCCGACAAATTGTCTCCCTATGAGAAAATAGCCTGCAATTATGTACTTGGTATGGCTGTCAGCAACAGCGTCATGGAGGAGAACATGCTTAAGGAGGACTTCAAGCAAGGGAAAGAATATTTCGACAACGTCTTGACCGAGGCTGAAAAACTGCCCCTACGATACGCATACAATTTCTTGCCTAACACCTATTTCATGCTATGCGCCTACGCTGCCGACCCTTGGGAGAGAGGGAAATACGCAACCCGCTATCTCAATACGATCTTAGGATACTCCAATATCCCGGAGATGAGCAAACGTCCTTACGCGACTAACAAGCGCCACTTGCTAAGCGCCTACTCCAACCTCGCCATCAGCGCCGAGGCTATCGGGAAGGATTTGGCCACTTCTTATTTCCATGAGTTCCAAAAGTTATTGAAGGCTTATCCGGAGGCGGCTAGCACCACCCCGGAATACGAGCTATACTATACTTCCGCCAATTATTACCTAAACATCAAGGACTACATGAAATTCATTGAGTTCAGCGACTCCTTGATCAATTTCTCCAAACAAATACCGCTTTACAAGGAGCATGTAATCGCCTATGTATCCGCAAAAGCCGCCGCCTACGACAGCCTCCGGATGTACAAGGAG from Parabacteroides distasonis ATCC 8503 includes these protein-coding regions:
- a CDS encoding TIGR00341 family protein, translated to MEKGLLHKQIMDFFVRNFDVRQDKEDELDTIESIKKGVEFKGTNLWVLIFATFVASLGLNTNSTAVIIGAMLISPLMGPIMGFGLGLGISDFELIKRSFRNFATATIFSVITSTLYFLISPISEAQSELLARTQPTVYDVLIAFFGGLAGIVASSTKSKGNVIPGVAIATALMPPLCTAGFGLASGNLYYFFGAFYLYFINTVFISLATFVVVRLLKYPKKVFLDKQREKIVTRYVGIIVFFTIVPSLFLSYNLIRSSYFNDRVRNFVSEELTFPNTQILNKVVTDTSEKKEVKVVLIGQTVPDEMIANARAKLPKYGLKDVHLVVQQGFGQEATDINELKSLLMQDLYKNSEEVLRAQTIQIDSLKRQVDKYQSYRRLTSELIPEMKVLFPYVVEASCSNTYIVNTETAKPDTVMLVYLKSKTIIKDAERKKIKEWLSARVEMKNIKLLIE
- a CDS encoding sensor histidine kinase; protein product: MKRYLIHLCLLFMSFVVSSQTTTPDSLKSALQKTTSERTRLEILANLMDISRNDDILVNAKQLYQEALKANDNYYKEAALTEILRHYINTDQTDSANVYIAKAEQELKGEARTSLVSFMKMIQDTRVIFYTSGEPRRKVLMNCLFKLEEPDKLSPYEKIACNYVLGMAVSNSVMEENMLKEDFKQGKEYFDNVLTEAEKLPLRYAYNFLPNTYFMLCAYAADPWERGKYATRYLNTILGYSNIPEMSKRPYATNKRHLLSAYSNLAISAEAIGKDLATSYFHEFQKLLKAYPEAASTTPEYELYYTSANYYLNIKDYMKFIEFSDSLINFSKQIPLYKEHVIAYVSAKAAAYDSLRMYKEAYETSKEYAVLLDTLRMQELRKKMENLEIEKGANELVIEKRSLELELQKSKKENYLYISLLLLALCAVFYIFFRLGKMRSLYRALQKSNELVLIANQKAQESEEMKTAFIRNMSHEIRTPLNAINGFSELITNDDISMDEKQAFSRIIYENCYHLTSMLNNLLEIAQLDSGNDSLPLVPTRIHELCIHEMQQVKKYQEKPEINYVVEGDKENDMVLTNRAYFSLIISHLLANANKFTEKGSITLSYHLDSGANLVTLSVTDTGCGIPQDKQEWIFERFTKTNDFIPGSGLGLYLCRLIVNRLNGKIKTDPSYTKGSRFVITMPIATPSKPSEPTD